From a single Brassica rapa cultivar Chiifu-401-42 chromosome A01, CAAS_Brap_v3.01, whole genome shotgun sequence genomic region:
- the LOC103863326 gene encoding patatin-like protein 1, with protein MEDGSSCKKNKPPSWGKLVTILSLDGGGVRGIIAGVILAYLEKQLQEIDGEDVRLADYFDVVSGTSTGGLMTAMLTVPGKNGRPQLAAKDIVPFYLEHCPKIFPQPEGLAALLPKLPKLLSGPKYSGKYLRKLLSKLLGETKLHQTVTNVVIPTFDMKKLQPTIFSSYQALVDPSLDVKISDICLGTSAAPTFFPPHYFSNEDSQGKTTEFNLVDGAVTANNPTLVAMTAVTKQILKNNPDMGKLKPLGYDKFLVISIGTGSSKNEEKYSAKKAAKWGIISWLYNDGSTPILDMVSDSGRDMIHFHSSVLFKALQSEDKYLRIDDDTLEGDVSSMDLATKSNLENLVKIGEKVLKNRVMHMNIDTGVYEPITENITNEEELKRFAKILSDERRLRRMRSQTMVQDPSN; from the exons ATGGAAGATGGCTCGTCCTGTAAGAAAAACAAACCGCCTTCATGGGGAAAACTCGTAACAATCCTCAGCCTCGACGGCGGCGGGGTTCGAGGAATCATTGCCGGAGTCATTCTTGCTTATCTAGAAAAACAACTTCAG gAGATCGATGGAGAAGACGTGAGACTAGCTGATTATTTCGACGTGGTTTCAGGGACTAGTACCGGTGGTCTCATGACTGCCATGTTAACTGTACCGGGCAAGAATGGACGGCCTCAATTAGCGGCCAAGGACATTGTTCctttttaccttgaacattgtCCCAAAATATTTCCACAGCCCGA AGGCTTGGCTGCTCTGTTACCTAAGCTTCCAAAGCTTCTGTCTGGTCCAAAATACAGCGGAAAGTATCTACGTAAGCTACTAAGTAAGCTTCTTGGAGAGACAAAACTTCACCAGACAGTCACAAATGTTGTCATCCCTACCTTCGACATGAAGAAACTCCAACCCACCATCTTCTCCTCTTATCAG GCATTGGTTGACCCTAGCTTGGATGTCAAGATATCAGACATATGTCTTGGCACATCGGCTGCTCCCACTTTCTTTCCTCCTCATTACTTTTCTAATGAAGATAGTCAAGGCAAGACGACTGAGTTTAACCTCGTTGATGGCGCGGTCACGGCTAATAACCCG ACTTTGGTGGCCATGACTGCTGTTACTAAGCAGATTCTGAAGAACAATCCTGATATGGGTAAGCTTAAGCCACTAGGTTACGATAAGTTCCTTGTTATATCGATAGGGACAGGGTCTTCAAAAAACGAGGAGAAGTATAGTGCAAAAAAGGCAGCAAAATGGGGAATCATATCCTGGTTATATAACGATGGATCTACTCCGATATTAGACATGGTCTCGGATTCAGGCCGTGACATGATCCATTTCCATAGCTCGGTTTTGTTCAAAGCCCTCCAATCAGAGGACAAGTACCTCAGAATCGAC GATGATACACTGGAAGGAGATGTAAGTTCGATGGATCTAGCAACAAAATCTAACTTGGAGAATCTTGTGAAGATTGGAGAGAAGGTGCTGAAAAACAGAGTCATGCATATGAATATCGACACTGGTGTCTATGAACCCATTACTGAAAATATCACCAATGAGGAAGAACTCAAAAG ATTTGCGAAAATTCTATCTGATGAAAGAAGATTAAGGAGAATGAGAAGCCAAACAATGGTTCAAGATCCATCAAACTGA